A section of the Corynebacterium tuberculostearicum genome encodes:
- the ctaE gene encoding aa3-type cytochrome oxidase subunit III, producing the protein MTSVVSNQGMTAPRAASLNRPNMVSVGTIVFLSQELMFFAGLFAMWFTSRANGQEGDWAEHTAHINLPMGFLITAVLISSSVTSQFGVFAAERGDVYKLRLWYTVTLVLGVVFLGIMAFEWTELIHAGVTVQSSVFGSVFYIITGFHAAHVTAGLISFAIILARVAKSKFTPAQATAAMAVSYYWHFVDVVWIGVFTVIYLVQ; encoded by the coding sequence GTGACGAGCGTAGTTTCTAACCAAGGTATGACAGCACCACGTGCTGCCTCACTGAACCGACCCAATATGGTCAGTGTGGGCACCATCGTGTTCCTGTCTCAGGAATTGATGTTCTTTGCCGGACTGTTCGCGATGTGGTTTACCTCGCGAGCAAACGGTCAGGAAGGCGATTGGGCGGAGCACACCGCCCATATCAACCTGCCCATGGGTTTCCTCATTACGGCAGTGCTGATTTCTTCTTCTGTGACCTCGCAGTTCGGCGTGTTTGCCGCAGAAAGGGGTGACGTTTACAAGCTTCGACTCTGGTACACCGTGACGCTGGTACTGGGCGTTGTGTTCTTGGGCATCATGGCGTTTGAGTGGACCGAGTTGATTCACGCAGGTGTGACTGTGCAGTCCAGCGTCTTTGGTTCGGTGTTCTATATCATCACCGGCTTCCACGCTGCGCACGTGACCGCGGGCCTGATTTCTTTTGCAATCATTCTCGCGCGCGTTGCTAAGTCCAAGTTCACGCCGGCACAGGCGACCGCAGCAATGGCAGTGTCCTACTACTGGCACTTCGTTGACGTTGTGTGGATCGGCGTTTTCACCGTTATTTACTTGGTTC